The following coding sequences are from one Parafrankia discariae window:
- the rpsT gene encoding 30S ribosomal protein S20, which yields MANIKSQIKRNLTNEKRRLRNKAVKSELKTHVRRFRDAVEAGDAERAESALRIASKKLDKAASKGVIHPNQAANRKSALAKANAEIGAS from the coding sequence GTGGCCAACATCAAGTCGCAGATCAAGCGCAACCTCACCAACGAGAAGCGACGGCTGCGCAACAAGGCCGTGAAGTCCGAGCTGAAGACGCACGTCCGTCGCTTCCGCGACGCCGTCGAGGCCGGGGATGCCGAGCGTGCCGAGAGCGCCCTCCGCATCGCCTCCAAGAAGCTCGACAAGGCCGCCAGCAAGGGCGTCATCCACCCGAACCAGGCCGCCAACCGCAAGTCGGCGCTCGCCAAGGCCAACGCGGAGATCGGCGCCTCCTGA
- a CDS encoding ComEC/Rec2 family competence protein, with product MVAVAMETGLGLPSGSDPAREGPLDLRLVVPAAAAWGGAAAAGYWGPGPVFLGAAGLALCGCPAGVLIALRRGPGGRLGRPGALVGLVALAFLAAGVLVGGAAARPRFAGPLAELARAHRTVDAEVVLSDDPKTSASAPAAAAGPREGPTVTARARLVAVTGPGRRLRASVPVLLVGRGPDLANYLPGQRLDVRAGLAPAGPGDTIAAVLFVRAPPRARGSPPAVQRVAGWLRAGLRDAAAVVSQPAGGLLPALVVGDTSGLDPGLKDDFRAAGMSHLTAVSGANLAITAGTVLFLLGRLRLGARSRAVAAALVVVGFVILARPSASVVRAGAMGLVGLVALAAGRPRAVLAALATAVIAVVLVAPAFALSAGFALSVLATTGMIVWGPGWRDALERARAVGRLGEVVAVAAAAQLACTPVLAWLGGGVSLVAIPANVVAAPAVAPATVLGVSAMAVAAVNDPVAALLARLAGLACRWLVLVADVAAGVPAGTIGWPSGPAGAAAALGCVVLVVALARRRPTRRLLVSAVVGLLAARVLLLPRLAGWPPPGWRIVACDVGQGDALVLRSGAASAVVVDVGPDLALIATCLDDLGVREVPLVVLTHLHADHAAGLSGVVGRLPVGELVVSPLPEPADQWDAVERSARAAGVPVRAVSAGAVGETGAVRWRVIGPERVLRGTASDPNNASLVVLAAVGGVTVLLTGDAEPPEQRQVARRGLGPVDGFGPVDVLKVAHHGSGDQLPEFLTRTGAEIALISVGVDNTYGHPAPSTLAGLRAAGMAVARTDLNGPVAVVETAGGGVRAVARRPGPREGAAGS from the coding sequence ATGGTCGCCGTCGCGATGGAGACCGGGCTCGGCCTGCCGAGCGGCTCCGACCCGGCGCGAGAGGGTCCGCTGGACCTCCGTCTGGTCGTTCCGGCCGCCGCGGCCTGGGGCGGGGCGGCGGCGGCCGGGTACTGGGGCCCCGGGCCGGTGTTCCTCGGCGCCGCCGGCCTGGCGCTGTGCGGGTGTCCGGCAGGGGTTCTGATCGCGTTGCGCCGGGGTCCCGGTGGCCGGCTCGGCAGGCCGGGAGCGCTGGTCGGATTGGTCGCCCTGGCCTTCCTCGCGGCCGGGGTTCTCGTGGGTGGGGCGGCCGCGCGACCCCGGTTCGCCGGCCCGCTCGCCGAGCTGGCCCGGGCCCACCGGACCGTGGACGCCGAGGTCGTCCTCAGCGACGACCCGAAGACCTCGGCCTCGGCGCCGGCCGCCGCTGCCGGCCCGCGGGAGGGACCGACGGTCACCGCCCGGGCCCGGCTGGTGGCCGTGACCGGCCCCGGCCGCCGGCTGCGGGCCTCGGTACCAGTGCTCCTGGTGGGGCGCGGCCCGGATCTCGCGAACTACCTGCCGGGGCAGCGGCTCGACGTGCGTGCCGGGCTGGCGCCGGCGGGCCCGGGTGACACGATCGCGGCGGTCCTGTTCGTCCGGGCGCCGCCGCGGGCGCGTGGAAGCCCGCCGGCCGTGCAACGGGTCGCCGGGTGGCTGCGGGCCGGACTGCGGGACGCCGCCGCGGTGGTGTCCCAGCCCGCCGGCGGGCTGTTGCCGGCGCTGGTCGTCGGCGACACCTCGGGCCTCGATCCCGGGCTGAAGGACGACTTCCGCGCCGCCGGGATGAGTCATCTGACCGCGGTGTCCGGCGCGAACCTCGCGATCACGGCCGGGACGGTGCTGTTCCTGCTCGGGCGGCTCCGGCTCGGGGCCCGCTCCAGGGCGGTCGCCGCGGCCCTGGTGGTCGTCGGGTTCGTGATCCTGGCCCGTCCGTCCGCCAGCGTGGTCCGGGCCGGAGCCATGGGTCTCGTCGGCCTGGTCGCCCTCGCCGCGGGTCGGCCCCGCGCGGTGCTGGCGGCGCTGGCGACCGCGGTCATCGCCGTCGTGCTGGTGGCCCCGGCGTTCGCGTTGTCCGCCGGGTTCGCGCTGTCGGTGCTCGCGACGACGGGGATGATCGTGTGGGGGCCGGGCTGGCGCGACGCGCTGGAGCGGGCCCGTGCGGTCGGTCGGCTCGGTGAGGTCGTGGCGGTGGCCGCCGCCGCCCAGCTCGCCTGCACTCCGGTGCTGGCCTGGCTCGGTGGGGGTGTCAGCCTCGTCGCGATCCCGGCGAACGTGGTGGCGGCGCCGGCGGTCGCGCCCGCCACCGTGCTCGGCGTGTCGGCGATGGCCGTCGCCGCCGTCAACGACCCGGTCGCCGCACTGCTCGCGCGGCTGGCGGGGCTGGCCTGCCGCTGGCTCGTGCTGGTCGCGGATGTCGCCGCCGGTGTCCCGGCGGGGACGATCGGTTGGCCGTCGGGGCCCGCGGGGGCGGCCGCCGCACTCGGCTGCGTGGTGCTGGTGGTGGCCCTGGCGCGGCGGCGCCCGACCCGTCGGCTGCTGGTGTCGGCGGTGGTGGGCCTGCTGGCGGCCCGGGTGCTCCTGCTGCCGAGGCTGGCGGGCTGGCCGCCGCCCGGCTGGCGGATCGTGGCCTGCGACGTGGGCCAGGGCGACGCGCTGGTCCTGCGCTCCGGGGCGGCCTCGGCGGTCGTGGTCGACGTGGGTCCCGATCTGGCGCTGATCGCCACCTGCCTGGACGACCTCGGTGTGCGCGAGGTACCGCTGGTCGTGCTCACCCATCTGCACGCCGATCACGCCGCCGGCCTGAGCGGGGTGGTGGGCCGGCTGCCGGTGGGGGAGCTGGTGGTGAGCCCGCTGCCCGAACCGGCCGACCAGTGGGACGCGGTCGAGCGCTCGGCGCGGGCGGCGGGCGTGCCGGTGCGGGCCGTCTCCGCCGGCGCCGTGGGGGAGACCGGAGCGGTCCGCTGGCGGGTGATCGGCCCGGAACGGGTCCTGCGGGGCACGGCCAGCGACCCGAACAACGCCAGCCTCGTCGTCCTGGCGGCGGTCGGCGGCGTGACGGTGCTGCTCACCGGGGATGCCGAGCCGCCGGAGCAGCGGCAGGTGGCGCGGCGCGGCCTCGGGCCCGTCGACGGCTTCGGGCCCGTCGACGTGCTCAAGGTGGCTCACCACGGGTCCGGGGACCAGCTGCCGGAGTTCCTCACCCGGACCGGCGCCGAGATAGCGCTGATCAGCGTCGGCGTCGACAACACCTACGGGCATCCCGCGCCGAGCACGCTGGCCGGCCTGCGCGCGGCCGGGATGGCGGTGGCCCGCACCGACCTGAACGGCCCGGTGGCCGTTGTCGAGACGGCCGGCGGAGGGGTCCGGGCGGTGGCGCGCCGGCCCGGTCCGCGAGAGGGCGCGGCCGGCTCGTGA
- the holA gene encoding DNA polymerase III subunit delta: MLIDVPPPSAPPPLVVVSGDEDLLVARAVREVLAAARARDPEVEVVDRSPGELTEADMIDLGASSMFGGGRVLVVRGAADLAEDLRDALLAYVAHPLDDVILVVVHSGVVKNRKLVDAMKKAGARVIPAAKITRPRDRHDFVIAEIRRLGGRMTDEAVRALLDAVGGDLREIAAVCDQLVADTSGVIDESAVARYHRGRAEASGFAVADAAVAGDLAGALTLLRQALEGGTAPVLVTSAIAGGLRDLARVSAVGGGSKWDVAKALGMPDWKVERAQRAARSWSDPGLARAIRAVAVADAGVKGAAVDAGYALERLLHEVTQARGRGEHAGRAR, from the coding sequence ATGCTGATCGACGTGCCGCCGCCCTCCGCCCCGCCACCGCTGGTCGTCGTGAGCGGCGACGAGGACCTCCTCGTCGCACGTGCCGTCCGGGAGGTGCTCGCCGCCGCCAGGGCCCGTGATCCGGAGGTCGAGGTCGTCGACCGGTCACCCGGCGAGCTCACCGAGGCCGACATGATCGACCTCGGGGCGAGCTCGATGTTCGGGGGTGGCCGGGTGCTGGTGGTCCGGGGCGCGGCCGACCTGGCGGAGGATCTGCGCGACGCGCTGTTGGCCTACGTCGCCCACCCGCTCGACGACGTGATCCTCGTCGTGGTCCACAGCGGCGTGGTGAAGAACCGCAAGCTCGTGGACGCGATGAAGAAGGCCGGTGCCCGGGTCATCCCGGCGGCGAAGATCACCCGTCCGCGCGACCGGCACGACTTCGTGATCGCGGAGATCCGTCGGCTCGGTGGGCGGATGACCGACGAGGCGGTCCGAGCCCTGCTCGACGCGGTCGGCGGTGACCTGCGCGAGATCGCCGCGGTCTGCGACCAGCTGGTCGCGGACACCTCCGGGGTGATCGACGAGTCGGCGGTCGCGCGTTACCACCGGGGCCGGGCCGAGGCGAGCGGGTTCGCGGTCGCGGACGCCGCCGTCGCCGGCGATCTGGCCGGCGCGCTGACCCTGCTGCGCCAGGCGCTCGAGGGCGGCACGGCCCCAGTGCTGGTCACCAGTGCCATCGCGGGCGGCCTGCGTGACCTCGCCCGGGTGTCCGCGGTGGGCGGCGGATCCAAGTGGGACGTTGCCAAGGCCCTCGGCATGCCGGACTGGAAGGTCGAGCGCGCCCAGCGCGCGGCCCGGAGCTGGTCGGACCCGGGGCTGGCCCGGGCGATCCGGGCGGTGGCGGTCGCCGACGCCGGCGTCAAGGGCGCCGCCGTGGACGCCGGGTACGCCCTGGAACGGCTCCTGCACGAGGTCACCCAGGCCCGCGGCCGGGGCGAGCACGCCGGGCGGGCGCGGTGA